From one Paenibacillus terrae HPL-003 genomic stretch:
- a CDS encoding ATP-binding protein, with amino-acid sequence MRRWALLKPGWQKLILYLLVLGMTMLLAIVLQWFIVRQFSGQLADIQDKQLQYEVQELSSRISEHYAAWQGELNDLASSLGKNILNQGTRQYTEGFKRESGAFYVLDEQYRVIAGRDNREMKSAVQQIKLLQNGCAASPFVTEDHQPVQYIVCRIQGAQTGGFMVRTIDSGMLGGIIKSKPVNQHETLFYNAQFKVVASLNTPDINRTDITGVTRRLLEGNTGVVEDQGVKHGIGFSRIGEEALYISVKNVGQDTAQRISSFRKKVWLVMIVLLFMLWAMFVQFRRRIVKDTLVNNQVWDQRRDEDMRQQQDTYYLPLMQTIEQRLQELQEQTTRLTGGDDLKLLGFYHDLANRFEAASSQGKGATHEELEYFRELNENFIQGRLKQESSLGGLLTGVRTLRDELEEKMHDNSGISFTDMNEVLSESLKWASRSFNMKNIQVILRQEPVPSIAAQAPMLYKTIQGLLENAVQAMGQADELPEDQDRSRTGLRTKRQTQVLKVSSRLEEGEIVITIEDTGGGIDDKMRWSYFQPDYSQNSQEHTFSLYHMDAYLKTISGRLKLRNTDQGLQAIVRLRR; translated from the coding sequence ATGAGACGATGGGCTTTGTTGAAACCGGGTTGGCAAAAGCTAATCTTGTACCTGCTAGTTCTGGGTATGACCATGCTTCTGGCCATCGTGCTTCAGTGGTTTATTGTTCGACAGTTCAGCGGTCAATTGGCGGACATTCAGGACAAGCAGCTACAGTACGAAGTACAGGAATTGTCTAGTCGTATATCCGAGCATTACGCGGCATGGCAGGGTGAACTGAATGATCTGGCCTCCAGCCTTGGCAAAAACATACTGAATCAGGGGACGCGTCAGTATACCGAGGGCTTTAAGCGTGAAAGCGGGGCATTTTATGTGCTGGATGAACAGTATCGTGTGATCGCCGGACGTGACAACCGTGAGATGAAAAGCGCGGTACAGCAAATTAAACTGCTGCAAAACGGCTGCGCCGCAAGCCCCTTTGTGACAGAGGACCATCAGCCTGTGCAGTATATCGTATGCAGGATTCAAGGGGCGCAGACGGGCGGATTTATGGTGCGTACCATTGACTCCGGTATGCTCGGCGGCATCATCAAGAGTAAACCGGTCAATCAGCATGAGACTTTATTTTATAATGCACAATTCAAGGTTGTAGCTTCCCTCAACACACCGGATATTAATCGGACAGACATTACGGGCGTGACCCGCAGGCTGCTGGAGGGTAATACGGGCGTTGTGGAAGATCAGGGAGTGAAGCACGGAATAGGGTTCAGCCGCATTGGGGAAGAGGCTCTTTACATTTCCGTTAAGAATGTTGGTCAGGACACTGCCCAGCGGATAAGCTCTTTTCGCAAAAAGGTGTGGCTGGTCATGATTGTGCTATTGTTTATGCTGTGGGCCATGTTTGTACAGTTTCGCAGACGGATCGTGAAGGATACGCTCGTGAATAATCAGGTGTGGGACCAACGACGGGATGAAGATATGCGTCAGCAGCAGGATACGTATTACTTGCCGTTAATGCAGACGATTGAGCAGCGGCTACAAGAGTTGCAAGAGCAGACTACGCGCCTGACAGGCGGAGACGATTTGAAGCTGTTAGGCTTTTATCATGATCTGGCGAACCGCTTTGAGGCAGCTTCCAGTCAGGGAAAGGGAGCAACCCATGAGGAATTGGAATATTTCCGTGAGCTGAATGAAAATTTCATTCAGGGACGTCTCAAACAGGAATCCTCACTGGGAGGGCTGCTGACTGGAGTCCGCACCTTGCGTGACGAGTTGGAAGAGAAGATGCACGACAATAGCGGAATCAGCTTCACAGATATGAATGAAGTGTTGTCAGAATCGCTGAAATGGGCGAGCCGTTCGTTTAACATGAAAAATATTCAGGTCATCTTGCGGCAAGAACCTGTTCCGTCCATCGCAGCCCAAGCGCCGATGCTGTACAAGACGATTCAGGGATTGCTGGAAAATGCGGTGCAGGCAATGGGCCAAGCGGATGAGCTGCCAGAGGATCAGGATCGAAGCCGAACGGGTCTGCGCACCAAGCGGCAGACTCAAGTGCTTAAGGTCAGCTCGCGGCTGGAAGAAGGAGAAATCGTTATTACCATTGAGGATACGGGCGGCGGTATCGATGACAAGATGCGTTGGAGCTATTTCCAGCCGGACTATTCCCAAAACTCGCAAGAGCATACGTTCAGCCTGTATCATATGGATGCCTATCTAAAGACGATCAGTGGCCGCTTAAAGCTGCGTAATACGGATCAAGGCTTGCAGGCAATCGTTCGTTTGAGAAGATAA
- a CDS encoding response regulator: protein MTPQNILFVDDSPMVLSLLERTLSEERFTLHTAHTTKEALQVLEQHPIDVVVSDLLMPGLDGITFLRMIKEDYPHIVRIILSGHLHTQTILSAINQVGVFRFLTKPLELDDDTLKKILYEALDEAKLNRNRLYAHQNVASNLSVFLDSILNAPYRPYVLLNEQDIVTAVHVALAELYPVGSSLRHPEQEGIQLTAHSLYIPYDELESSDLDLYTVDTLTLGRSSLRLIRLSEIA from the coding sequence ATGACACCCCAAAACATTCTATTTGTTGACGACAGCCCTATGGTTTTGTCCCTGCTTGAACGGACATTGTCGGAAGAAAGGTTCACCTTACATACTGCTCATACCACCAAAGAAGCCTTGCAGGTGCTGGAGCAGCACCCCATTGATGTCGTGGTTTCCGATCTGCTTATGCCTGGTCTGGACGGGATTACCTTCCTTCGCATGATCAAGGAGGATTATCCCCATATCGTGCGGATCATTTTGTCAGGTCACCTGCATACGCAGACCATTTTATCCGCGATTAATCAAGTGGGCGTATTCCGCTTTTTGACCAAACCACTGGAGCTGGATGATGACACACTGAAAAAGATCCTATACGAGGCGCTTGATGAAGCCAAGCTCAACCGAAACCGCCTGTATGCACACCAGAACGTGGCTTCCAACTTGTCGGTATTTTTAGACAGCATTCTGAATGCTCCATACCGACCTTATGTGCTGCTCAATGAGCAAGATATCGTAACCGCTGTACATGTTGCACTCGCTGAGCTGTATCCTGTCGGCAGCTCGCTTCGTCATCCTGAACAGGAAGGCATTCAGTTAACTGCACACTCACTGTATATACCGTATGATGAGTTGGAATCTTCCGATCTCGACCTGTACACGGTGGATACGCTGACCCTGGGCCGTTCATCCTTACGCCTTATCCGCCTTAGCGAGATCGCCTGA